A single window of Synechococcus sp. C9 DNA harbors:
- a CDS encoding site-specific DNA-methyltransferase, protein MFNLPLFADVTPKIVNHYQPDAQVILYPGDASHLIREIPAKSIALIITSPPYNIGKIYENKTSIDAYLESQANIIKELQRILKDDGSICWQVGNFVQNGEVYPLDILYYPIFKELGFYLRNRIIWYFGHGLHASKRFSGRYETILWFSKTNDYKFNLDAVRVPSKYPGKRHFKGKKIGEPSGNPLGKNPSDIWELIAKEWDELLWDIPNVKSNHPEKTIHPCQYPIELVERCILAMTDEGDWVFDPYAGVGSALIAAIMHSRRAIGSEKEESYIEIARDRIHRYWDGSLKIRPLGKPVHQPTGREKVAQIPDEWQANSHIKPKDSE, encoded by the coding sequence ATGTTTAACCTACCTTTATTTGCGGATGTTACTCCCAAGATTGTTAATCACTATCAACCTGATGCTCAGGTCATTCTTTATCCGGGGGATGCGAGTCATTTAATTCGAGAAATACCGGCTAAAAGTATTGCCTTAATTATTACTTCTCCCCCCTATAATATAGGTAAAATTTATGAAAATAAAACCTCAATAGATGCTTATCTGGAATCTCAAGCAAATATTATTAAAGAGCTACAACGAATCTTAAAAGACGACGGCAGTATTTGCTGGCAAGTTGGAAATTTCGTTCAAAATGGTGAAGTTTACCCCTTAGATATTCTCTATTATCCCATTTTTAAGGAATTAGGATTTTACTTGAGAAATCGAATTATTTGGTACTTTGGGCACGGATTACACGCTTCTAAACGATTTTCTGGTCGCTATGAGACAATTTTATGGTTTAGCAAAACCAACGATTACAAATTTAATCTTGATGCTGTCAGAGTCCCATCTAAATATCCGGGTAAACGTCATTTCAAAGGGAAAAAAATTGGTGAACCCTCGGGTAATCCCCTTGGGAAAAATCCATCGGATATTTGGGAGTTAATAGCGAAAGAATGGGATGAGCTACTGTGGGATATTCCCAATGTTAAATCAAATCATCCTGAAAAAACTATTCATCCCTGTCAGTATCCGATAGAATTGGTAGAACGGTGCATTTTAGCTATGACCGACGAAGGAGATTGGGTGTTTGACCCCTATGCAGGAGTTGGCAGTGCTTTGATCGCCGCTATCATGCATTCTCGGAGAGCGATAGGAAGTGAAAAAGAAGAAAGTTATATTGAAATTGCTAGAGATAGAATTCACCGTTACTGGGATGGGTCGCTAAAAATTCGTCCTTTAGGTAAACCTGTACATCAACCTACTGGCAGGGAAAAGGTGGCTCAAATTCCAGATGAATGGCAAGCTAATTCTCATATAAAGCCTAAAGATAGTGAGTAA
- a CDS encoding transposase, giving the protein MKFNSFPGIVKFLLKDLPTNDYPVLNSRLFCSIWFTGILDKGINSLRDLFYQLNHAGIKVDLSTFSKANKTRDPQIFMHLYHKLLHYIESAYPEKRLVLCPFDATVIPLMSKLFWLQGYRQVKLITTLNQDTKSTGHLIVSPGGAHEINFGEDIVKMLPENGVAVGDRGFCSHKVFDQFIENDALFIIRIKSNWKWDENYHITTERGKVRVVCFGNVQQKVDYYLATNIPEDVMSNEEIGEAYRQRWAIEVLWKFLKMNLKLDKMMSKNLNGITIQIYVILIVYLILQLLKVPRMYGSKLVDKFRYIQILIRQEWNFVHWLNRVVPRLNM; this is encoded by the coding sequence ATGAAATTCAATTCTTTTCCAGGGATTGTCAAATTTTTGCTCAAAGACCTGCCGACTAATGATTATCCAGTTCTAAATTCTCGCTTATTTTGTTCAATCTGGTTTACTGGCATTTTAGACAAAGGAATCAACAGTTTACGGGACTTATTTTACCAATTAAATCATGCGGGCATTAAGGTTGACTTATCCACATTTTCTAAGGCGAACAAGACAAGAGACCCACAAATTTTTATGCATCTTTATCATAAATTATTGCATTATATTGAGTCAGCTTATCCTGAAAAGAGGTTGGTTTTATGTCCTTTTGATGCTACCGTAATACCGCTGATGAGTAAGTTATTTTGGCTCCAAGGCTATCGCCAAGTAAAGTTAATAACCACTTTGAATCAAGATACGAAATCCACGGGTCATTTAATCGTTAGTCCTGGAGGGGCACATGAGATTAATTTTGGTGAAGATATTGTGAAAATGTTGCCGGAAAATGGAGTCGCAGTCGGGGATAGAGGGTTTTGTAGTCACAAAGTATTTGACCAATTTATCGAAAATGATGCCCTTTTTATTATCCGTATTAAGTCGAATTGGAAATGGGATGAAAACTATCATATCACCACAGAACGAGGTAAGGTGAGAGTCGTTTGTTTTGGCAATGTTCAACAGAAAGTAGACTATTATTTAGCTACCAATATTCCTGAGGATGTAATGAGTAATGAAGAGATAGGGGAAGCCTACAGACAACGCTGGGCGATAGAGGTACTATGGAAATTTCTAAAGATGAACTTAAAGCTGGATAAAATGATGAGTAAAAATTTGAATGGAATTACCATCCAAATTTATGTAATTTTAATAGTTTATTTGATATTGCAACTGTTAAAAGTTCCACGGATGTATGGAAGTAAATTAGTAGATAAGTTCCGATATATACAAATTTTAATACGGCAGGAGTGGAATTTTGTCCATTGGCTCAATCGGGTCGTCCCACGCCTCAATATGTAA
- the gltX gene encoding glutamate--tRNA ligase has product MTVRVRIAPSPTGNLHIGTARTALFNWLFARHHGGEFILRIEDTDQERSRPEFTENIITGLQWLGLNWDIGPIWQTQRRHRYQEVIQQLLAQKLAYRSYETEAELQAMRQAQEAQKQAPRYNNQHRDLTPAQEAEFLAQGRQPVIRFRIDDQREIRWHDLIRGEMRWQGSDLGGDMVIARADGQPLYNFAVVVDDVDMQISHVIRGEDHLANTAKQILIYEALNALIPYFAHTPLILNSEGRKLSKRDGVTSISDFRNMGYLAPALTNYMTLLGWSPPAGEELFTLAEAIPLFSLERVNKAGSKFDWDKLNWINSHYIRQLSPEQLCSELIPFWQQAGYLFDPEADQPWLQQLTELIAPSLVTLKDGVELARFYMSELPDYDPEAIAQLQPPESQAILTALMDQTSPGDVDTAKQIVQTTVQQCGVKKGAVMKTLRAALMGAMHGPDLMQSWLILHQRQYDQPRLQAALRLAQGRSMESIVQPES; this is encoded by the coding sequence GTGACCGTTCGTGTCCGCATCGCCCCCAGCCCGACGGGGAATTTACATATCGGTACCGCCCGCACCGCCCTATTCAACTGGCTATTTGCCCGACATCACGGCGGGGAATTTATTTTGCGGATTGAGGACACGGATCAGGAGCGTTCCCGCCCGGAATTTACCGAAAATATCATCACCGGTCTGCAATGGTTGGGCTTGAATTGGGATATTGGTCCGATTTGGCAAACCCAACGCCGCCATCGTTATCAAGAAGTTATCCAGCAACTATTGGCGCAAAAATTAGCCTATCGCAGTTACGAAACTGAAGCGGAATTGCAGGCGATGCGGCAGGCACAGGAAGCCCAAAAACAAGCCCCCCGCTACAACAATCAGCACCGGGATTTGACCCCCGCACAAGAAGCCGAATTTTTAGCCCAGGGGCGGCAACCCGTGATTCGGTTTCGCATTGATGACCAACGGGAAATCCGCTGGCACGATCTCATCCGGGGAGAAATGCGTTGGCAGGGGAGTGATTTAGGCGGAGATATGGTGATTGCCCGTGCCGATGGGCAACCCTTGTACAATTTTGCGGTGGTGGTGGATGATGTGGATATGCAAATTTCCCATGTGATTCGCGGGGAAGACCATTTAGCCAATACGGCGAAACAAATTTTAATTTATGAAGCCCTAAATGCCCTGATTCCCTACTTTGCCCACACCCCTTTAATTCTCAATTCGGAAGGGCGAAAACTCTCCAAACGGGATGGGGTCACTTCCATTTCCGACTTTCGGAATATGGGTTATCTAGCTCCAGCTTTAACTAATTATATGACCCTTTTAGGATGGTCTCCCCCGGCGGGCGAAGAACTATTTACCCTAGCGGAAGCCATACCCTTATTTTCCCTAGAGCGGGTGAACAAAGCGGGTAGCAAATTTGATTGGGATAAACTCAACTGGATAAATAGCCACTATATCCGCCAATTATCCCCAGAGCAATTGTGCAGTGAATTGATCCCGTTTTGGCAACAGGCGGGTTATCTATTTGATCCCGAAGCGGATCAGCCCTGGTTACAGCAACTTACGGAGTTAATTGCCCCCAGTTTAGTCACCCTCAAAGATGGGGTAGAATTAGCCCGATTTTATATGAGTGAATTGCCGGATTATGACCCGGAAGCCATTGCCCAATTGCAACCACCTGAGAGCCAAGCAATCCTAACCGCCCTCATGGATCAAACCAGTCCAGGGGATGTGGACACTGCCAAGCAAATTGTGCAAACGACAGTGCAACAGTGCGGGGTAAAAAAAGGAGCCGTGATGAAAACCTTACGGGCGGCGTTAATGGGAGCGATGCACGGTCCCGATTTAATGCAATCCTGGTTAATTTTGCACCAACGTCAGTACGACCAACCCCGGTTACAAGCGGCACTCCGGTTAGCGCAGGGACGTAGTATGGAATCGATAGTTCAACCGGAATCATGA